Proteins encoded by one window of Agelaius phoeniceus isolate bAgePho1 chromosome 3, bAgePho1.hap1, whole genome shotgun sequence:
- the TPBG gene encoding trophoblast glycoprotein isoform X1 has protein sequence MARLHMARPRSAARSRCGKRSGASPRGETPAPEERAARSRPPPRRAARSRRRPKGKVACGAGPGAMPGRGALCLGLLLPVLLGCGSAQPGGCPALCECSEPARTVKCVNRNLTTVPPDLPPYVRSLFITGNPLTDLPAGAFPAQRLPDLASLNLSGNHLRTVEAGSLALPALRQLDLSGNALVSFSPQAFGEGGSPLEELVLRGALRDHGVLLSLAALLQSGALRNLSRLELADNGLLLLPAGMFTALPALRQLDLSNNSLVGLRNVSFQGLGQLQSLNLSDNSLGVLWNSTLAQFRSLPALRHIVLRHNSWVCDCAIEDLVAWLKESDQVEGKEALTCASPDKMLGKALLKINGSDLNCSVPLDLPSQLQTSYVFLGIVLALIGAIFLLVLYLNRKGIKKWMHNIRDACRDHMEGYHYRYEINADPRLTNLSSNSDV, from the exons ATGGCGCGGCTCCACATGGCGCGGCCCCGCTCGGCGGCAAG GTCTCGCTGCGGGAAGCGGAGCGGAGCCAGCCCCCGAGGGGAAACGCCTGCCCCCGAAGAAAGGGCTGCCCGGAGCCGGCCCCCGCCTCGCCGCGCCGCCCGGAGCCGGAGGCGCCCGAAGGGAAAAGTtgcgtgcggggccgggccgggcgcgaTGCCGGGGCGCGGCGcgctctgcctggggctgctgctgcccgtcCTGCTGGGCTGCGGCTCGGCGCAGCCCGGCGGCTGCCCGGCCCTCTGCGAGTGCTCGGAGCCGGCCAGGACAGTGAAGTGCGTGAACAGGAACCTGACGACGGTGCCCCCCGACCTGCCGCCCTACGTGCGCAGCCTCTTCATCACCGGCAACCCCCTGACCGACCTGCCGGCCGGCGCCTTCCCCGCCCAGCGCCTGCCCGACCTCGCTTCCCTCAACCTCAGTGGCAACCACCTGCGGACCGTGGAGGCCGGCTCCCTCGCCCTGCCCGCCCTGCGGCAGCTGGACCTCAGCGGCAACGCGCTGGTCTCCTTCAGCCCGCAGGCCTTCGGGGAGGGCGGCAGCCCGCTGGAGGAGCTGGTCCTCCGCGGGGCCCTGCGCGACCACGGcgtcctgctcagcctggccgCCCTGCTGCAGTCCGGGGCCCTGCGCAACCTCAGCCGACTGGAGCTGGCCGACAacgggctgctgctgctgcccgccGGCATGTTCACCGCCCTGCCGGCCCTGCGGCAGCTGGACCTCAGCAACAACTCCCTGGTGGGCCTGCGAAATGTCTCTTTCCAGGGACTGGGCCAGCTGCAGAGCCTCAACCTCAGCGATAACTCCTTGGGCGTGCTGTGGAACAGCACCCTGGCCCAGTTCCGCAGCCTGCCCGCGCTCCGGCACATCGTCCTGCGCCACAACTCCTGGGTCTGTGACTGTGCCATCGAGGACCTGGTGGCCTGGCTTAAAGAAAGTGACCAGGTGGAGGGCAAAGAAGCCCTGACCTGTGCCTCCCCTGACAAGATGTTGGGCAAAGCCCTGCTGAAGATCAATGGCTCAGACCTGAACTGCTCCGTGCCCCTAGACCTGCCCTCCCAGCTTCAGACTTCATACGTCTTCCTGGGGATAGTCTTGGCTCTCATTGGGGCCATATTCCTCCTAGTTTTGTACTTGAACCGAAAAGGAATCAAAAAGTGGATGCACAACATCAGAGATGCCTGTAGGGATCACATGGAGGGCTACCACTACAGATATGAGATCAATGCAGACCCCAGGTTAACAAACCTCAGCTCCAACTCGGATGTCTGA
- the TPBG gene encoding trophoblast glycoprotein isoform X2 yields MPGRGALCLGLLLPVLLGCGSAQPGGCPALCECSEPARTVKCVNRNLTTVPPDLPPYVRSLFITGNPLTDLPAGAFPAQRLPDLASLNLSGNHLRTVEAGSLALPALRQLDLSGNALVSFSPQAFGEGGSPLEELVLRGALRDHGVLLSLAALLQSGALRNLSRLELADNGLLLLPAGMFTALPALRQLDLSNNSLVGLRNVSFQGLGQLQSLNLSDNSLGVLWNSTLAQFRSLPALRHIVLRHNSWVCDCAIEDLVAWLKESDQVEGKEALTCASPDKMLGKALLKINGSDLNCSVPLDLPSQLQTSYVFLGIVLALIGAIFLLVLYLNRKGIKKWMHNIRDACRDHMEGYHYRYEINADPRLTNLSSNSDV; encoded by the coding sequence aTGCCGGGGCGCGGCGcgctctgcctggggctgctgctgcccgtcCTGCTGGGCTGCGGCTCGGCGCAGCCCGGCGGCTGCCCGGCCCTCTGCGAGTGCTCGGAGCCGGCCAGGACAGTGAAGTGCGTGAACAGGAACCTGACGACGGTGCCCCCCGACCTGCCGCCCTACGTGCGCAGCCTCTTCATCACCGGCAACCCCCTGACCGACCTGCCGGCCGGCGCCTTCCCCGCCCAGCGCCTGCCCGACCTCGCTTCCCTCAACCTCAGTGGCAACCACCTGCGGACCGTGGAGGCCGGCTCCCTCGCCCTGCCCGCCCTGCGGCAGCTGGACCTCAGCGGCAACGCGCTGGTCTCCTTCAGCCCGCAGGCCTTCGGGGAGGGCGGCAGCCCGCTGGAGGAGCTGGTCCTCCGCGGGGCCCTGCGCGACCACGGcgtcctgctcagcctggccgCCCTGCTGCAGTCCGGGGCCCTGCGCAACCTCAGCCGACTGGAGCTGGCCGACAacgggctgctgctgctgcccgccGGCATGTTCACCGCCCTGCCGGCCCTGCGGCAGCTGGACCTCAGCAACAACTCCCTGGTGGGCCTGCGAAATGTCTCTTTCCAGGGACTGGGCCAGCTGCAGAGCCTCAACCTCAGCGATAACTCCTTGGGCGTGCTGTGGAACAGCACCCTGGCCCAGTTCCGCAGCCTGCCCGCGCTCCGGCACATCGTCCTGCGCCACAACTCCTGGGTCTGTGACTGTGCCATCGAGGACCTGGTGGCCTGGCTTAAAGAAAGTGACCAGGTGGAGGGCAAAGAAGCCCTGACCTGTGCCTCCCCTGACAAGATGTTGGGCAAAGCCCTGCTGAAGATCAATGGCTCAGACCTGAACTGCTCCGTGCCCCTAGACCTGCCCTCCCAGCTTCAGACTTCATACGTCTTCCTGGGGATAGTCTTGGCTCTCATTGGGGCCATATTCCTCCTAGTTTTGTACTTGAACCGAAAAGGAATCAAAAAGTGGATGCACAACATCAGAGATGCCTGTAGGGATCACATGGAGGGCTACCACTACAGATATGAGATCAATGCAGACCCCAGGTTAACAAACCTCAGCTCCAACTCGGATGTCTGA